A DNA window from Halorubrum sp. DM2 contains the following coding sequences:
- a CDS encoding winged helix-turn-helix domain-containing protein, protein MTTDDSPADPEADAEESPTERTREELRKTKERLGEGADRAVKGFDDNVVDLLAWVLDTETRARIYVYLRDNPKSTSDEVADGTGLYPSTVREALAELHDEATVERGKRKAEGAGNNPYEYEAIAPSDLVRGVVGDVQAELNAVFNLDRRLGGESPDGDAEPVQISVDGGDDPAGEDDAHEDESDADESDADDDSEN, encoded by the coding sequence ATGACCACGGACGATTCGCCCGCCGATCCGGAAGCCGACGCCGAGGAGTCGCCGACGGAACGGACCCGCGAGGAGCTTCGGAAGACCAAAGAGCGGCTCGGCGAAGGGGCCGACAGAGCGGTGAAGGGGTTCGACGACAACGTCGTAGACCTGCTCGCGTGGGTCCTCGACACGGAGACCCGGGCGCGTATCTACGTCTACCTCCGGGACAACCCGAAGAGTACGAGCGACGAGGTCGCCGACGGGACGGGGCTGTACCCCAGCACCGTCCGCGAGGCCCTCGCCGAACTCCACGACGAGGCCACCGTCGAGCGCGGCAAGCGGAAGGCCGAGGGCGCGGGCAACAACCCCTATGAGTACGAGGCCATCGCGCCGAGCGACCTCGTCCGCGGCGTCGTCGGCGACGTTCAGGCGGAGCTGAACGCCGTCTTCAACCTCGACCGGCGACTCGGCGGCGAGTCGCCCGACGGCGACGCCGAACCGGTCCAGATCTCCGTCGACGGCGGAGACGACCCGGCCGGTGAAGACGACGCTCACGAGGACGAGAGCGACGCGGATGAGAGCGACGCGGACGACGACTCCGAGAACTGA
- a CDS encoding glutamate--cysteine ligase, translating to MELGSREAFSRMGTLGIEEEFYIVDAEGRPTSGTDDLVYGRDPPAAVPEGFDHELFECTIEAQTETIEDPANAGEALATVREALVDHAAADGYQIAAAGLHPVAKWRELDHVRKPRYQAQLDRIQYPQHRNTTAGLHVHVGVDDADKAVWVANRLRWHCPVLLALSANSPFWNGFDTGLASARAKVFENLPNTGIPSAFDDFNAFQRYERRMVETKSIADRGELWFDVRPHTGHGTVEVRAPDAQRDPEVTLALAEYVHALVVDYAERYEDGESPPALRRELLDENKWRAIRRGHDAAFVDRDGEGTTPLGEIVDAECDRLGIDGIREVSESESGAARQRRIREASGVDALCADLLVEG from the coding sequence ATGGAACTGGGCTCGCGAGAGGCGTTCTCCCGGATGGGGACGCTCGGCATCGAGGAGGAGTTCTACATCGTCGACGCCGAGGGCCGCCCGACCTCCGGGACCGACGACCTCGTCTACGGCCGCGACCCGCCCGCGGCCGTGCCGGAGGGGTTCGACCACGAGCTGTTCGAGTGTACCATCGAGGCGCAGACGGAGACCATCGAGGACCCGGCGAACGCCGGGGAGGCGCTCGCGACGGTCCGCGAGGCGCTCGTCGACCACGCCGCGGCCGACGGGTATCAGATCGCGGCCGCCGGCCTCCACCCGGTCGCGAAGTGGCGCGAGCTCGACCACGTTCGGAAGCCGCGGTATCAGGCCCAGCTGGACCGTATCCAGTACCCGCAACACCGGAACACGACCGCCGGACTCCACGTCCACGTCGGCGTCGACGACGCGGACAAGGCCGTGTGGGTCGCGAACCGGCTCCGATGGCACTGTCCCGTCCTGCTCGCGCTGTCGGCGAACTCCCCGTTCTGGAACGGGTTCGACACCGGACTGGCCTCGGCCCGCGCGAAGGTGTTCGAGAACCTCCCGAACACCGGAATTCCGTCTGCGTTCGACGACTTCAACGCGTTCCAGCGGTACGAGCGTCGGATGGTCGAGACGAAGTCCATCGCGGACCGCGGCGAGCTGTGGTTCGACGTGCGCCCGCACACCGGCCACGGCACCGTGGAGGTGCGCGCGCCCGACGCCCAGCGCGACCCCGAGGTCACGCTCGCCTTAGCCGAGTACGTTCACGCCTTGGTCGTCGACTACGCCGAGCGCTACGAGGACGGCGAGTCGCCGCCGGCGCTGCGCCGCGAGCTCCTCGACGAGAACAAGTGGCGCGCGATCCGCCGCGGCCACGACGCCGCGTTCGTCGACCGCGACGGCGAGGGGACGACCCCGCTCGGCGAGATCGTCGACGCGGAGTGCGACCGGCTCGGAATCGACGGGATCCGCGAGGTGTCCGAGTCGGAGAGCGGTGCCGCGCGCCAGCGCCGGATCCGCGAGGCGTCGGGCGTCGACGCGCTGTGTGCGGACCTCTTGGTCGAAGGCTGA
- a CDS encoding DoxX family membrane protein, with protein MSTKNTNEFGGEIGGITLLGKAHSLSALFIVLLRATIGGMILFAGLGKVSEWPFDAAGYLANVDPASPVSGIYAAMASNAALMEFVNVFVPVTQLLIGAALITGAFVRLAAFGGAIQMMLFYLGGWSGEFLSLFGSTLVYAVVFLTVAAFGAGRVLGLDAYIENVEVGGQALVEKFPKLRYVLG; from the coding sequence ATGTCCACCAAAAACACGAACGAGTTCGGCGGAGAGATCGGCGGTATCACGCTGCTGGGGAAGGCGCACTCGCTGTCGGCGCTGTTCATCGTCCTGCTCCGGGCGACCATCGGCGGGATGATCCTGTTTGCCGGTCTCGGCAAGGTCTCGGAGTGGCCGTTCGACGCCGCGGGCTACCTCGCGAACGTCGACCCCGCGAGCCCGGTCAGCGGGATCTACGCCGCCATGGCGTCGAACGCCGCGCTGATGGAGTTCGTCAACGTGTTCGTGCCGGTCACGCAGCTGCTCATCGGTGCCGCGCTCATCACGGGTGCGTTCGTCCGCCTGGCCGCGTTCGGCGGCGCGATACAGATGATGTTGTTCTACCTCGGCGGCTGGAGCGGTGAGTTCCTCTCGCTGTTCGGCTCGACGCTCGTCTACGCGGTCGTGTTCCTCACGGTCGCGGCGTTCGGCGCGGGCCGCGTGCTCGGGCTCGACGCCTACATCGAGAACGTCGAGGTCGGCGGGCAGGCGCTCGTCGAGAAGTTCCCGAAGCTCCGCTACGTCCTCGGCTGA
- the nth gene encoding endonuclease III encodes MGTPLDPREEQVAEVVDRLYEEYPDSTISLNYSNRLELLIAVILSAQCTDERVNKVCADLFETYETPEEYANASQEELAEAINSITYYNNKAKYIRSACADIAEKHDGEVPDTMSELTDLMGVGRKTANVVLQHGHDVVEGIVVDTHVQRITRRLGITEAERPEAIEQDLLDIVPERDWQQFTHLMIDHGRATCTAINPDCADCALADVCPSEKGDGDVDLASGEAW; translated from the coding sequence ATGGGAACGCCACTCGATCCGCGCGAGGAGCAGGTCGCCGAGGTCGTCGACCGGCTCTACGAGGAGTACCCCGACTCGACCATCTCGCTCAACTACTCGAACCGGCTGGAGCTGCTCATCGCGGTGATCCTCTCGGCGCAGTGTACCGACGAGCGCGTGAACAAGGTGTGCGCCGACTTATTCGAGACGTACGAGACGCCCGAAGAGTACGCGAACGCATCGCAGGAGGAGCTCGCGGAGGCGATCAACTCGATCACCTACTACAACAACAAGGCGAAGTACATCCGCTCGGCGTGCGCGGACATCGCGGAGAAGCACGACGGCGAGGTGCCGGACACCATGTCGGAGCTGACCGACCTGATGGGCGTCGGGCGCAAGACGGCGAACGTCGTCCTCCAGCACGGCCACGACGTCGTCGAGGGCATCGTCGTCGACACGCACGTCCAGCGGATCACGCGGCGGCTCGGAATTACGGAGGCAGAGCGGCCGGAGGCGATCGAACAGGACCTGTTGGACATCGTCCCCGAAAGAGACTGGCAGCAGTTCACGCACCTCATGATCGACCACGGACGCGCGACGTGTACCGCGATCAACCCCGACTGCGCGGACTGCGCGCTCGCCGACGTCTGCCCCTCGGAGAAGGGCGACGGCGACGTGGACTTGGCGAGCGGCGAGGCGTGGTAG
- a CDS encoding tRNA pseudouridine(54/55) synthase Pus10 has protein sequence MDVLDVAARATDTGPVCSACLGRLVADRSFGLSNADRGSALRVSLALRDDEDHEPVDTADCWVCEGRCTEFDEWAERAAAAVEGVEFATYNVGTRPPPLIEENEALLRADAGLDEDAGEPFKSEFNREVGKRVGRVTDAEVSFDRPDVQFTIDLAEDEIDAKVNSTFVYGRYRKLERDIPQTEWPCRECKGSGRQGADPCDHCGGSGYLYDDSVEEYTAPVVEDVTDGTEATFHGAGREDVDALMLGTGRPFVIEIEEPRRRRVDTDRLQADINAFADGAVEVEGLRLATYDMVERVKEHDAGKRYRAAVTFDADVDADALAAAIETLEGATVEQYTPNRVDHRRASITRERDVYEATAELEEGDPRHATVEIRGEGGLYIKELISGDEGRTEPSLAGLLGVGAEVTALDVLAVEGEDEPFEREEFFRE, from the coding sequence ATGGACGTACTCGACGTCGCGGCGCGCGCGACCGACACCGGCCCGGTGTGTTCCGCCTGCCTCGGCCGGCTCGTCGCCGACCGGAGCTTCGGGCTGTCGAACGCCGACCGCGGCTCGGCGCTCCGGGTGTCGCTCGCGCTGCGCGACGACGAGGACCACGAGCCGGTCGACACCGCGGACTGCTGGGTCTGCGAGGGGCGCTGTACCGAGTTCGACGAGTGGGCCGAACGCGCAGCCGCGGCGGTCGAGGGCGTCGAGTTCGCCACGTACAACGTCGGCACGCGCCCGCCGCCGCTGATCGAGGAGAACGAGGCGCTGCTCCGCGCGGACGCCGGTCTCGACGAGGACGCGGGCGAGCCGTTCAAATCGGAGTTCAACCGCGAGGTCGGCAAGCGGGTCGGCCGGGTCACCGACGCCGAGGTCTCCTTCGACCGCCCGGACGTCCAGTTCACGATCGACCTCGCGGAAGACGAGATCGACGCGAAGGTGAACTCGACGTTCGTCTACGGCCGATATCGGAAGCTGGAGCGCGACATCCCGCAGACGGAGTGGCCCTGCCGAGAGTGTAAGGGGTCTGGACGGCAGGGTGCGGACCCCTGCGACCACTGCGGCGGCTCCGGCTACCTCTACGACGACAGCGTCGAGGAGTACACCGCGCCGGTCGTCGAAGACGTGACCGACGGAACGGAGGCGACGTTCCACGGCGCGGGCCGCGAGGACGTCGACGCGCTCATGCTCGGCACCGGGCGACCGTTCGTGATCGAGATCGAGGAGCCGCGTCGACGGCGGGTCGACACCGACCGCCTCCAGGCCGACATCAACGCGTTCGCCGACGGCGCGGTCGAGGTCGAGGGCCTCCGCCTCGCCACCTACGATATGGTCGAACGCGTGAAGGAACACGACGCCGGCAAGCGCTACCGCGCCGCGGTGACCTTCGACGCCGACGTCGACGCCGACGCGCTCGCCGCGGCGATCGAGACGCTGGAGGGGGCGACCGTCGAGCAGTACACCCCGAACCGGGTGGACCACCGGCGCGCGAGCATCACGCGCGAGCGCGACGTGTACGAGGCGACCGCCGAACTGGAAGAGGGCGACCCCCGCCACGCGACCGTCGAGATCCGCGGGGAGGGCGGCCTCTATATCAAGGAGCTGATCTCGGGCGACGAGGGCCGGACGGAGCCGAGCCTCGCGGGCCTGCTCGGCGTCGGTGCCGAGGTGACCGCGCTCGACGTGCTCGCGGTCGAGGGCGAGGACGAACCGTTCGAGCGCGAGGAGTTCTTCCGGGAGTAA
- a CDS encoding universal stress protein — MNGSDADGGSTGKGGARNGGARGGSSDSTASGGSAAVDSPAVGESVIGPAVDDASDVPAAADVSLNGADRAERPDRVSSVLVAVGPGPHSGATVDVAKAIAAATDAWLELFHVVPSDAALADADPGDDATGTVADAPDDAADTDYDAAGERLLDAAESRLGGFDRADRWLVEDRTAAGAVVEQSPYYDLVVVGAPTTGTVGRFVFGSTTDTVVGDAEVPVVVVEAAGSTALDAE, encoded by the coding sequence ATGAACGGGAGCGACGCCGACGGTGGAAGCACCGGAAAAGGCGGTGCCCGGAACGGCGGTGCTCGCGGCGGATCGAGCGACTCGACCGCGAGCGGCGGGTCGGCCGCCGTCGACTCGCCCGCGGTCGGCGAGTCCGTGATCGGCCCCGCGGTCGACGACGCGAGCGACGTCCCCGCCGCGGCCGACGTGTCGCTGAACGGCGCGGACCGGGCGGAGCGTCCCGACCGCGTCTCCTCGGTCCTCGTCGCCGTCGGTCCCGGCCCCCACTCGGGAGCCACCGTCGACGTCGCGAAGGCGATCGCTGCGGCGACGGACGCGTGGCTCGAACTGTTCCACGTCGTCCCCTCGGACGCCGCGCTCGCCGATGCCGATCCCGGCGACGACGCCACCGGAACTGTCGCCGACGCCCCGGACGACGCAGCGGACACCGACTACGACGCGGCGGGCGAGCGACTCCTCGACGCGGCCGAGTCGCGGCTCGGCGGCTTCGACCGCGCCGACCGGTGGCTCGTCGAGGACCGGACCGCGGCGGGCGCGGTCGTCGAGCAGTCGCCCTACTACGACCTGGTCGTCGTCGGCGCGCCCACGACGGGGACGGTCGGCCGGTTCGTCTTCGGCTCCACGACCGACACGGTCGTCGGCGACGCCGAGGTCCCGGTCGTCGTCGTCGAGGCCGCCGGCTCGACCGCGCTCGACGCGGAGTAG
- the trpD gene encoding anthranilate phosphoribosyltransferase, with translation MNLNDTVERVTDGTDLTVDEAREAARLVFEEATEAQIGALLAALRTKGETEAEIAGFAQGMRDAARTIEPDREPLVDTCGTGGDDYDTINVSTTAAIVAAGAGVPIAKHGNYSVSSSSGSADVLEVAGADVEAEPPAVEDAIEADGIGFMLAPVFHPAMKAVIGPRKELGMRTIFNVLGPLTNPAGADAQVLGVYDPDLVPVIARSLAHMPVERALVVHGAGMDEIGIHDDTVAAEVDGDEVTEFTITPEELGLDRAPIEAVAGGTPEENAADLRGIVDGSVTGAKRDLILANAGAAIYVAGEADSLEAGVERAAEAIDSGAAAEKFAALCGDDEPVEEGSGVTAEDDD, from the coding sequence ATGAATCTCAACGACACGGTCGAGCGCGTGACGGACGGGACGGATCTGACTGTCGACGAGGCGCGCGAGGCCGCGCGGCTCGTCTTCGAGGAGGCGACGGAGGCGCAGATCGGGGCGCTGCTCGCGGCGCTCCGCACGAAGGGCGAGACCGAGGCGGAGATCGCCGGCTTCGCGCAGGGGATGCGCGACGCCGCCCGGACGATCGAGCCGGACCGCGAGCCGCTCGTCGACACCTGTGGGACCGGCGGCGACGACTACGACACGATCAACGTCTCGACGACCGCCGCGATCGTCGCCGCGGGTGCCGGGGTGCCGATCGCCAAGCACGGCAACTACTCGGTCTCCTCCTCCTCCGGGAGCGCCGACGTGCTGGAGGTCGCGGGAGCCGACGTCGAGGCCGAACCCCCGGCCGTCGAGGACGCCATCGAGGCGGACGGGATCGGCTTCATGCTCGCGCCCGTGTTCCACCCGGCGATGAAGGCCGTCATCGGCCCGCGCAAGGAACTCGGGATGCGCACGATCTTCAACGTCCTCGGGCCGCTCACCAACCCCGCCGGTGCCGACGCGCAGGTGCTCGGCGTGTACGACCCGGACCTCGTCCCGGTCATCGCCCGGTCGCTCGCGCACATGCCGGTCGAGCGCGCCCTCGTCGTCCACGGCGCGGGGATGGACGAAATCGGGATCCACGACGACACCGTGGCCGCCGAGGTCGACGGCGACGAGGTCACGGAGTTCACGATCACGCCGGAGGAGCTCGGACTCGACCGCGCGCCGATCGAGGCGGTCGCGGGCGGGACGCCCGAGGAGAACGCCGCGGACCTCCGCGGGATCGTCGACGGCTCCGTCACGGGAGCGAAGCGCGACCTGATCCTCGCGAACGCGGGCGCTGCCATCTACGTCGCCGGCGAGGCCGACTCGCTCGAAGCGGGCGTCGAGCGCGCCGCCGAGGCGATCGACTCCGGCGCGGCCGCCGAGAAGTTCGCGGCGCTGTGCGGCGACGACGAGCCGGTCGAGGAGGGATCCGGCGTGACCGCGGAGGACGACGACTGA
- a CDS encoding phosphoribosylanthranilate isomerase yields MARVKICGITDAADLRAAVEAGADAVGVITEVPIDSPREVDPATAAELLADVPPFVTATLVTMPESAERAAELARTIAPDAIQLHGEWTVDELRYVRAETERKVLLTVDAADSARAEEFDGAVDALVIDSTDDSGAGGTGKTHDWKATGELAARLTTPVVLAGGLTADNVAEAVRVADPFAVDVASGVEIEGGRKDHNAVARFVANAGREMELA; encoded by the coding sequence ATGGCGCGCGTGAAGATCTGCGGGATCACCGACGCGGCCGACCTCCGCGCCGCGGTCGAGGCCGGCGCGGACGCGGTCGGCGTCATCACCGAGGTCCCGATCGACTCGCCGCGCGAGGTCGACCCGGCGACGGCCGCGGAGCTGCTCGCCGACGTGCCGCCGTTCGTCACGGCGACGCTCGTGACGATGCCGGAGTCGGCCGAGCGCGCGGCCGAACTCGCCCGGACGATAGCGCCGGACGCGATCCAGCTCCACGGCGAGTGGACCGTCGACGAACTGCGGTACGTCCGCGCGGAGACGGAACGCAAGGTGTTGCTCACGGTCGACGCCGCCGACTCGGCCCGCGCGGAGGAGTTCGACGGCGCGGTCGACGCGCTGGTGATCGACTCCACCGACGATTCGGGGGCGGGCGGCACGGGCAAGACCCACGACTGGAAGGCGACCGGCGAGCTCGCCGCCCGGCTCACCACGCCCGTCGTGTTAGCAGGCGGACTCACGGCCGACAACGTCGCCGAAGCCGTGCGCGTCGCCGACCCCTTCGCGGTCGACGTCGCCTCGGGCGTCGAGATCGAGGGCGGGCGGAAGGACCACAACGCGGTGGCCCGGTTCGTCGCCAACGCGGGCCGGGAGATGGAGCTGGCATGA
- the trpE gene encoding anthranilate synthase component I, giving the protein MSDDAASDGDASVLTSLDRSKAEFVDLAADADKPVVVRASVSLDADVTPLAAYATLVGEGPYGFLLESGEKVASSDPDGAFTSGGKADRHARYSFVGYDPEAIVSIHPDRTEVTELGPAAEFVGDPDTEEERRSGLGPDAGDAVDRTRAAFPDVSLRGFPDTDRQILSGGFVGFLAYEAVYDLWLEEVGVERPETEFPDAEFALTTRTVVFDEKEGSAELVFTPVIGVDDDPAAVYDDLVAEAERVATELRATGSPDPDGVRVREETADPREEYEEAVRTAKRHVLDGDIYQGVISRSRELRGEVDSLGLYAALRDVNPSPYMYVLRHDDRTVVGASPETLVSVKGDRIVSNPIAGTCPRGTSPVEDRRLAGEMLADGKERAEHTMLVDLARNDVRRVSEPGSVRVEEFMNVLKYSHVQHIESTVTGTLAGDADAFDATRATFPAGTLTGAPKVRAMEIIDDLETTPRGAYGGGVGYYAWTGDADFAIVIRTATLHESPADASAPDEAAVTVRAGAGLVADSDPAAEYEETEQKMDGVLTAIDRIREDAGGEAESGEEPLATGPEGER; this is encoded by the coding sequence ATGAGCGACGACGCGGCGTCGGACGGCGACGCGTCCGTCCTCACCTCCCTCGACCGCTCGAAGGCCGAGTTCGTCGACCTCGCCGCCGACGCCGACAAACCGGTCGTGGTCCGCGCGTCGGTCTCGCTCGACGCCGACGTCACCCCGCTCGCGGCGTACGCGACCCTCGTCGGCGAGGGGCCGTACGGGTTCCTCCTAGAGTCCGGCGAGAAGGTCGCCTCCAGCGACCCCGACGGCGCGTTCACCTCGGGCGGGAAGGCCGACAGACACGCCCGCTACTCGTTCGTCGGCTACGACCCCGAGGCGATCGTCTCGATCCACCCGGACCGCACGGAGGTGACCGAACTCGGTCCGGCGGCCGAGTTCGTCGGCGACCCGGACACCGAGGAAGAGCGCCGTAGCGGCCTCGGTCCCGACGCCGGCGACGCGGTCGACCGGACCCGGGCCGCCTTCCCGGACGTGAGCCTGCGCGGGTTCCCCGACACCGACCGCCAGATCCTCTCTGGCGGCTTCGTCGGATTCCTCGCGTACGAGGCGGTGTACGACCTCTGGCTGGAGGAGGTCGGCGTCGAACGCCCCGAGACCGAGTTCCCGGACGCGGAGTTCGCCCTGACCACCCGGACCGTCGTCTTCGACGAGAAGGAGGGGAGCGCCGAACTCGTGTTCACGCCGGTGATCGGCGTCGACGACGACCCGGCCGCGGTGTACGACGATCTGGTTGCCGAGGCCGAGCGCGTCGCGACCGAACTGCGTGCGACCGGGTCGCCGGACCCGGACGGCGTCCGGGTGCGCGAGGAGACCGCGGACCCCCGCGAGGAGTACGAGGAGGCCGTTCGGACCGCGAAGCGACACGTCCTCGACGGCGACATCTACCAGGGCGTGATCTCGCGGAGCCGCGAACTGCGCGGCGAGGTCGACTCGCTCGGGCTGTACGCGGCGCTGCGCGACGTGAACCCCTCGCCGTACATGTACGTGCTGCGCCACGACGACCGGACCGTCGTCGGTGCCAGCCCGGAGACGCTCGTGTCGGTGAAAGGCGACCGGATCGTCTCGAACCCGATCGCGGGGACCTGTCCGCGAGGCACGAGCCCCGTCGAGGACCGGCGACTCGCGGGCGAGATGCTCGCCGACGGGAAGGAGCGCGCCGAGCACACGATGTTGGTCGACCTCGCGCGCAACGACGTGCGGCGGGTCTCCGAGCCGGGGTCCGTCCGCGTCGAGGAGTTCATGAACGTCCTGAAGTACAGCCACGTCCAGCACATCGAGTCGACCGTCACGGGGACGCTCGCGGGCGACGCCGACGCGTTCGACGCGACCCGCGCGACGTTCCCCGCGGGGACGCTCACCGGCGCGCCGAAGGTGCGCGCGATGGAGATCATCGACGACCTCGAAACGACGCCGCGCGGGGCGTACGGCGGCGGCGTCGGCTACTACGCGTGGACCGGCGACGCCGACTTCGCGATCGTGATCCGGACCGCGACGCTCCACGAGTCGCCGGCGGACGCGAGCGCGCCGGACGAGGCCGCCGTCACCGTCCGCGCCGGGGCCGGCCTCGTCGCCGACTCCGACCCGGCCGCCGAGTACGAGGAGACCGAACAGAAGATGGACGGCGTGTTGACCGCGATCGACCGGATCCGCGAAGACGCTGGTGGCGAGGCCGAAAGCGGCGAAGAGCCGCTCGCAACCGGCCCGGAGGGCGAGCGATGA
- the trpG gene encoding anthranilate synthase component II, producing the protein MKVVVVDNFDSFTYNLVEYVSDQRIDGEPVAVEVFKNTASLDEIEAADPDAVIVSPGPGHPKNERDVGVTMPVLRDLSTRVPTLGVCLGLEAAVHEYGGTVGHAPEPVHGKAFAVDHDGEGVFRGLDQGFRAGRYHSLAATEVPDAFEITATTDHDGESIVMGIRGREHPIEAVQFHPESVLTGSGHDLIRNFLTGV; encoded by the coding sequence ATGAAGGTCGTCGTCGTCGACAACTTCGACTCGTTCACCTACAACCTCGTCGAGTACGTCTCCGACCAGCGGATCGACGGCGAGCCGGTCGCCGTCGAGGTGTTCAAAAACACCGCGTCGCTCGACGAGATCGAGGCGGCGGACCCGGACGCGGTGATCGTCAGCCCCGGCCCCGGACACCCGAAGAACGAGCGCGACGTGGGCGTGACGATGCCGGTGTTGCGCGACCTCTCGACACGGGTGCCGACGCTCGGCGTCTGCCTCGGCTTGGAGGCCGCCGTCCACGAGTACGGCGGGACCGTCGGCCACGCTCCCGAGCCGGTCCACGGGAAGGCGTTCGCCGTCGACCACGACGGCGAGGGCGTGTTCCGCGGGCTCGATCAGGGGTTCCGGGCCGGCCGCTACCACTCGCTGGCGGCGACCGAGGTGCCCGACGCGTTCGAGATCACGGCCACCACCGACCACGACGGCGAGTCGATCGTGATGGGGATCCGCGGCCGCGAGCACCCGATCGAGGCGGTCCAGTTCCACCCGGAGAGCGTGTTGACCGGCTCCGGCCACGACCTCATCCGGAACTTCCTCACCGGGGTCTGA
- a CDS encoding molybdenum cofactor synthesis domain-containing protein has protein sequence MTSHDHGSDEGHDEHGDDHGNGHDHHHHDVDSVAVAVVTVSSSRSADEDPAGDYVAAAFEDAGHEIAVRELIGDDYDSVQGTVDRLARRKDTDAVVTTGGTGVTPDDVTPEAVRGLFAKRLPGFGELFRRLSYEEIGTRTIGSRATAGVVSATPVFCLPGSENAVRLGVDEVILPEVSHLVGLAGRGVDERGEEETEEVEEVEREETAEGENATDDASADVGADDDPSGDGDA, from the coding sequence ATGACGAGTCACGACCACGGAAGCGACGAGGGGCACGACGAACACGGCGACGACCACGGGAACGGCCACGACCATCACCACCACGACGTCGACTCGGTCGCGGTCGCGGTCGTCACCGTGTCGTCGTCGCGGAGCGCGGATGAGGACCCGGCCGGCGACTACGTCGCGGCCGCCTTCGAGGACGCGGGCCACGAGATCGCCGTCCGCGAGCTGATCGGCGACGACTACGACAGCGTTCAGGGGACGGTCGACCGGCTCGCCCGGCGGAAGGACACCGACGCGGTGGTGACCACCGGCGGCACGGGCGTCACGCCGGACGACGTGACGCCGGAGGCGGTCCGCGGACTGTTCGCGAAGCGCCTGCCGGGATTCGGTGAGCTGTTCCGCCGGCTCTCCTACGAGGAGATCGGGACGCGGACGATCGGGTCGCGCGCGACCGCCGGTGTCGTCTCCGCGACGCCGGTGTTCTGTCTCCCCGGCTCCGAGAACGCGGTCCGGCTCGGCGTCGACGAGGTGATCCTCCCCGAGGTCAGCCACCTCGTCGGCCTCGCCGGGCGAGGGGTCGACGAACGCGGCGAGGAGGAGACGGAGGAAGTAGAAGAGGTGGAGAGAGAGGAGACGGCGGAGGGAGAAAACGCCACCGACGACGCGTCCGCGGACGTGGGAGCCGACGACGACCCGTCCGGCGACGGCGACGCCTGA